From a single Phacochoerus africanus isolate WHEZ1 chromosome 11, ROS_Pafr_v1, whole genome shotgun sequence genomic region:
- the SPATA19 gene encoding spermatogenesis-associated protein 19, mitochondrial: MIITTWIVYILARKHTGFPFPPKVSSDVEVVESEAVSVVQHWLKKTEEEASQDIKEKMSASCPPTHGQDVHVTRDVVKHRLSKSGLLTNQSQEVLEERTRIQFIRWSHTRIFQVPSEVRNEVMRDRIEQVRRSMCHLTDESSQELRDRNSCKDC; the protein is encoded by the exons ATGATCATTACAACATGGATAGTGTACATCCTTGCCCGGAAGCATACTGGGTTCCCCTTCCCACCGAAAGTCAGTTCA GATGTGGAAGTTGTGGAGAGTGAGGCTGTGTCTGTAGTACAGCACTGGTTGAAAAAG ACTGAAGAAGAGGCTTCCCAGGACATAAAGGAGAAGATGTCTGCCAGCTGTCCTCCCACACATGGCCAAGATGTACATGTGACCAGAGATGTG GTGAAGCACCGCCTCTCAAAGTCTGGTTTGTTAACAAACCAGAGTCAAGAGGTCCtggaagaaagaacaagaatCCAGTTCATAAGATGGAG CCACACCCGTATCTTCCAAGTGCCGAGCGAGGTGAGAAATGAAGTCATGCGAGATAGGATAGAGCAAGTGAGACGAAG CATGTGCCATCTTACAGACGAGTCATCTCAGGAGCTTCGGGACAGAAATTCCTGCAAAGACTGCTGA